One window of the bacterium genome contains the following:
- a CDS encoding TetR/AcrR family transcriptional regulator, with amino-acid sequence MPEAPDPRRATILEAAYKAFALYGYRRTSMEEIARGTGLSRASLYLQFANKEEIFRALCERVHGEAVDEAEAALASDAPLASRLEDALVAKVGRLLDVVADSPHGDEIVDESSRLCGDIVLASSERFQKVLASALAAAVRAGELRLAGSGLSAPAAAEMLRLSATGLKYGAGNARDYRKRTRRLVRVFLAGFDALG; translated from the coding sequence ATGCCCGAAGCTCCCGACCCGCGTCGCGCCACGATCCTCGAAGCCGCCTACAAGGCGTTCGCCCTCTACGGATACCGTCGGACGTCGATGGAGGAGATCGCCCGCGGAACCGGGTTGTCCCGCGCGTCGCTCTACCTGCAGTTCGCGAACAAGGAAGAGATCTTCCGCGCGCTCTGCGAGCGGGTGCACGGCGAGGCGGTCGACGAGGCCGAGGCGGCGCTCGCGAGCGATGCACCGCTGGCCTCACGGCTGGAGGACGCGTTGGTCGCGAAGGTCGGGCGGCTGCTCGACGTGGTCGCCGACTCGCCACACGGCGACGAGATCGTGGACGAGAGCAGTCGGCTCTGCGGAGACATCGTGCTCGCCTCGAGCGAGCGCTTCCAGAAGGTTCTGGCCTCCGCGCTCGCAGCGGCCGTCCGGGCCGGCGAGCTTCGGCTCGCGGGGTCGGGACTGTCCGCCCCGGCCGCCGCCGAGATGCTCCGACTCTCGGCGACCGGACTGAAATACGGTGCCGGGAATGCGCGCGACTACCGCAAGCGGACGCGTCGACTCGTCCGCGTCTTCCTCGCCGGATTCGACGCGCTGGGCTAG
- a CDS encoding TetR/AcrR family transcriptional regulator, protein MSRRGSWKGASPESSAEARQHLLAVAQTCIERHGFSKVTLSDVAAAAGVTRPTVYRYFQSAEELFNAAAVTASGGFLERMRARTARLEDPIDRVVETLVILITEATDDPYLMELFRMRDVISVHAQSRNRFVSNELRLYLGDHWTADDDELEEFAEILLRLLKSFVDDPGPDRDLDDLRRTLARWLTPLLEPRLR, encoded by the coding sequence ATGAGCCGACGTGGATCCTGGAAGGGAGCGAGCCCGGAATCGAGCGCCGAGGCGCGGCAGCACCTGCTCGCCGTGGCGCAGACCTGCATCGAGCGCCACGGCTTCTCCAAGGTGACCCTCTCCGACGTCGCCGCCGCCGCCGGCGTCACCCGCCCCACGGTCTACCGCTACTTCCAGAGCGCGGAAGAGCTCTTCAACGCGGCGGCGGTCACCGCCAGCGGTGGCTTCCTCGAGCGGATGCGGGCGCGCACGGCACGCCTCGAAGACCCCATCGACCGCGTCGTCGAGACCCTCGTCATCCTGATCACCGAGGCGACGGACGATCCCTACCTGATGGAGCTCTTCCGGATGCGGGACGTGATCTCCGTCCACGCCCAGAGCCGGAACCGCTTCGTCTCGAACGAGCTGCGCCTCTATCTCGGCGACCACTGGACGGCCGATGACGACGAGCTCGAAGAGTTCGCCGAGATCCTGCTCCGGCTGCTCAAGAGCTTCGTCGACGATCCCGGCCCCGACCGCGATCTCGACGATCTCCGACGCACCCTGGCGCGCTGGCTGACGCCGCTCCTCGAACCACGACTGCGCTGA
- a CDS encoding metal-dependent hydrolase has product MSNLEVRKFDWDFEGIPFIWNPQQPRFSVLMNQITFVIISFERYITKAMREAESRITDDEVRLEARLFGQQEGVHAAAHMKHARALIARYPGLQSILDKCQESYDAQFEAESLEYHLAYAGSMEAIFTPFFKMVLDNREILFEGGDERLSSMLLWHFCEEIEHRSSALMVFDHVVGSYWYRFKNAGPMRKHVRALFEMSIEEFKKHVPDVPHNVYEGNPFASVPRSATLRSAVGVFASQTPWHDPAHQPLPDYYDEWIGKYTSGDDVMRLYGQPPVVAGEAG; this is encoded by the coding sequence ATGTCGAATCTGGAAGTCCGAAAGTTCGATTGGGATTTCGAAGGGATCCCTTTCATCTGGAACCCCCAGCAGCCGCGATTCTCCGTGCTGATGAACCAGATCACCTTCGTGATCATCAGCTTCGAGCGGTACATCACGAAGGCGATGCGCGAGGCGGAGTCCCGGATCACCGACGACGAGGTCCGGCTCGAGGCGCGGCTCTTCGGTCAGCAGGAGGGCGTCCACGCCGCTGCGCACATGAAGCATGCCCGCGCCCTGATCGCCCGGTACCCGGGCCTGCAGTCGATCCTCGACAAGTGCCAGGAGAGCTACGACGCGCAGTTCGAGGCGGAGTCGCTCGAATACCACCTCGCCTACGCCGGAAGCATGGAGGCGATCTTCACGCCCTTCTTCAAGATGGTCCTCGACAACCGCGAGATCCTCTTCGAGGGCGGGGACGAGCGGCTGTCCTCGATGCTCCTCTGGCATTTCTGCGAGGAGATCGAGCACCGCAGCTCCGCGCTCATGGTCTTCGACCACGTCGTCGGGAGCTACTGGTACCGGTTCAAGAACGCGGGGCCGATGCGCAAGCACGTGCGCGCGCTCTTCGAGATGTCGATCGAGGAGTTCAAGAAGCACGTGCCCGACGTGCCCCACAACGTCTACGAGGGGAATCCCTTCGCGAGCGTGCCGCGGTCGGCGACGCTGCGCTCTGCGGTCGGCGTGTTCGCGTCCCAGACGCCCTGGCACGATCCGGCCCATCAGCCGCTCCCCGACTACTACGACGAGTGGATCGGGAAGTACACGAGCGGCGACGACGTCATGCGGCTCTACGGTCAGCCGCCGGTCGTCGCTGGGGAAGCCGGTTGA